CGTGATTCTTGATATGGTCCCACACGCCGAACGCGACCTTGAGCAATTCATCGCGGAGCGTCTCTGTATCGTGTATCGAATCATGTTCTCCGCCGAGTTCGAGCCACCAGAAATTCTGGCTGCCTTTGAGCTCATGACCGCGATGCGGGAACGCGCTTTCGTCCGAATACTTGTTCGCCCATGACGGCGGAACAAAGCCGTGCGGGCGATCGGTCTCGCGCGCCTGAATGAGACAGCTCATCCCCATTGTTCTCCTGTCGGCCGTCGGCGGTTCGATGTCCTCACTGAATTCGGACGCGGCTTCACGCCCGATACGGAAGTCGGCACCCGTAAGCGGAGCGAGTATGCTGGCACCGGAGCAGTCGGAAAAGAACGATGCCTCCACCGTATGCCATGTCTCCGCGGTACCCTGCCACCCCTTCACCGAACGGATGCGCTTGCCGCTCATCTGCGCTTCAGTACAGCTGCAGTTGAGGAGCACGGTGATATTCGGTTCGAACCGGACTTTTTCATAGAGCACACTGTCCCATACCGAATAGTTCGGATAATTATTGCGATAGAGATTTTCAAGCTGTATCTCCTCGACAATGCCGGTCTCAAGATTGTTCTTCCCATGCGCGCCGCACACCCACATGCGCACCTCGCTCGATGCATTACCGCCGAGTACCGGTCTGTCATGCATGAGAACGGTTTTCAGCCCGTGACGCGCTGCCGCAATGGCCGCCGACATACCGGCGAGTCCGCCTCCGACAACGCAGAAGTCGGCTTTATGCATGCTGTTCTTCATCCGTGAGACTCCCTGAACATTATTGTCCGCCGTATTCCGATCCCGCCTTCATAAAAGCGAGATAATTCCTCTGCATCCTCTCCGATATCGCATCCTCATACGGACCCGCGCTCGGCGAGAGTATCAATCTCCTCCCGGCAGCTTCATCGATGACATTCTTCACCGCTTCCCGCATTTCATCCTCTCCGTACGACCGGAAACAGTCGTATTGGATATTTCCAATAAGCGCTATCTTGTTCTCGGTGACATCGAACGCTTCCGCAAGCGTACAATTCCCCACCGGCGGGGCTTCTATCGTGTGAAGGCCATCGGGCGCCATTTCGAGGAAGTCCGGCAGTATCTCCTTTATCTGACCATGATAATGGACTATCGCTTTTTTACCGTATTGATGGACCATCGCGATAAGTTCCTTCGTATACGGCAGCACCCATTGCCGGAACGTATCCCTGCTCACCATCGGCGGGGAAGCGAGCTCGCTCCCGACAAGGAAATACACATCGGCCATGTCATGCTCAAGCGCATAGCGATAGATGACGCGCAGCCGCTCCATGTTCTTTTCAAGGAAACGCACGACCGTGTCATGCTGCGTTATCGACCATACGGGATAATCAAGAAGGTCGGCGCTGTGATAGATGAAATTGATCGGTTCCCCGAGATCGAGCATCATCGATCCGTATGCCGAAGGGAATTCATCCTTTTCCTTACGATATGCCGGAAGCTTCGCATCGAGTTCGGCATGTATCGCGGCAGCATCGGTCACTATGGGGAATTCAGCGATGGCGCGCAGGTCATCCTCGCTCCGGATGAGTTTCTTTTCCGTACGCACACCGTCCTTCTCGCGCACTTCAGAGAAAATCACGGCATCTCGATACTGCATATACTGCCGATGGACCTTCGCCCCGTTGTCGACCGTTTCCTCTTTCCGATATTTCACCGTCGGAGCGAATATCGATGCACCGATAAATCGCCTGTCGAGCATGACCGCATTGTCTTTGGATGCCTCGAATATGGATGAATAGCAGGGATTCGTCCGCACATCGGTGTAGCAGCTCAATCGATGGTACGGGAATAACAGCCATATCGGGATACGATCGACGGGCTTCCCGTCAAGCACGGCGAATAATCGCTCACGGTTCGTCATACTTCCTCCGCTGTCAGGAGCCGCGCAAGCGTATCGCCGGCATCTTTCAATATCGGGACCATGCGTTTCACATCACTGTGCGGTACACTGGAGCAAGCGAGCGCACCGTACGGCGGGTCCCCCGCAATAACAGCGATGCTGCGCGTTCTGCGCTGCGACGGCACGCTCGAATAGCCATGCTCACGGGCGAATGCGATATATCGCACCACATCGGATATGCGTGCATGCTGACGGTACGCACCGGCGATGATATCTCGTATCTCATCGTCCTCCCGGGCTGCAAGGAGCACGATGCCGAGACTTGAACGCACCGATGGGTACATGCCCAAATGTCCGAATCCCTGAGCGACAGGCATGCCCGGACCTCCGTGGTAAAGATACGATACGATATCCCCCCACAATACGCCGAAAGCCGTCGTATAGCCGTGTTTGATGATACGCTCGAACACCGGTTTCGTGCGTTCGATGAGCCCCGATCCGAACATGCTCTGCGCCGCAAGCACATACATGCCCGCCCCTGCGATGTATTTCCTCGACTTGGTCCGGTATGCCATGCCGAGATGCGCGAGCGTCCTCAAAATCCGGTTCGTACGGGTCAATTCGAACCCAAGCTCGCGCGCAAGCGATGTGACCGCTGCCGGGGCGCGCGAAACGGCAAGCCGGGTGAGTACGGCAATACCGTCGGTCAATCCCTGGATCGGCTGTGCGGGTAGCGGGTTTTTCATATATTGCTATAATAGCAATATACCTCCTGAAAGTCAAGCGCGACATGCGA
The window above is part of the Spirochaetota bacterium genome. Proteins encoded here:
- a CDS encoding uroporphyrinogen decarboxylase family protein; protein product: MTNRERLFAVLDGKPVDRIPIWLLFPYHRLSCYTDVRTNPCYSSIFEASKDNAVMLDRRFIGASIFAPTVKYRKEETVDNGAKVHRQYMQYRDAVIFSEVREKDGVRTEKKLIRSEDDLRAIAEFPIVTDAAAIHAELDAKLPAYRKEKDEFPSAYGSMMLDLGEPINFIYHSADLLDYPVWSITQHDTVVRFLEKNMERLRVIYRYALEHDMADVYFLVGSELASPPMVSRDTFRQWVLPYTKELIAMVHQYGKKAIVHYHGQIKEILPDFLEMAPDGLHTIEAPPVGNCTLAEAFDVTENKIALIGNIQYDCFRSYGEDEMREAVKNVIDEAAGRRLILSPSAGPYEDAISERMQRNYLAFMKAGSEYGGQ
- a CDS encoding transcriptional regulator, with the translated sequence MKNPLPAQPIQGLTDGIAVLTRLAVSRAPAAVTSLARELGFELTRTNRILRTLAHLGMAYRTKSRKYIAGAGMYVLAAQSMFGSGLIERTKPVFERIIKHGYTTAFGVLWGDIVSYLYHGGPGMPVAQGFGHLGMYPSVRSSLGIVLLAAREDDEIRDIIAGAYRQHARISDVVRYIAFAREHGYSSVPSQRRTRSIAVIAGDPPYGALACSSVPHSDVKRMVPILKDAGDTLARLLTAEEV